In Tachysurus vachellii isolate PV-2020 chromosome 12, HZAU_Pvac_v1, whole genome shotgun sequence, the following are encoded in one genomic region:
- the arl6ip4 gene encoding ADP-ribosylation factor-like protein 6-interacting protein 4, with protein MGRSRSRSRSPVSSVRRRGNERRSSKKCRRSSSSSSSSSSESPSRQKKQVHVSSKSQSAEQRSEKKKQKRKRDSSSSSSSSSSSSSSSDEESRKRKHKKAKKQLKKMRAKEKKKEKKEKKRLKKMKKLAAKAEAAANKAPLMIPVPVPIQIDKPQSCLMTWQCDDAIEHGPVMTDEQKASFSTKRPITKEEYEARQSVIRRVVDPETGRTRLVRGDGEILEEIVSKEKHKDINKQATKRDGDAFQKRLGINK; from the exons ATGGGGAGAAGTCGGTCCCGCAGCAGATCTCCAGTGAGTTCTGTGCGTAGGCGTGGAAACGAGCGAAGATCATCAAAGAAATGTCGTAGATCTAGCTCTTCGTCCTCCAGCTCCAGCAGTGAAAGTCCAAGCCGTCAGAAAAAACAAGTACATGTGTCTAGCAAGAGCCAAAGTGCAG agcaaagatcagagaagaaaaagcagaaaagaaaacgcgattcttcctcttcatcaagcagctcatcatcttcatcttcctccaGTGATGAAGAATCCAGGAAGAGAAAGCATAAAAAGGCCAAGAAACAGTTGAAGAAAATGAgagcaaaggaaaaaaagaaggaaaaaaaagagaagaaaaggcttaagaagatgaagaagtTAGCAGCTAAGGCTGAAGCAGCAGCAAATAAAGCTCCATTAATGATTCCTGTTCCAGTACCCATACAAATAGATAAACCACAGTCATGCTTAATGACCTGGCAATGTGATGATGCCATAGAACATGGTCCTG tGATGACTGATGAACAGAAAGCCAGTTTTTCCACTAAGAGGCCCATAACAAAAGAAGAGTATGAAGCCAGACAGAGTGTAATCCGGCGAGTTGTTGACCCTGAGACAGGACGTACCAG GCTTGtgagaggagatggagagattTTAGAAGAGATTGTCAGCAAGGAGAAGCACAAAGACATCAACAAG CAAGCAACCAAGCGAGATGGTGATGCATTCCAGAAGAGACTAGGGATTAACAAGTAG
- the mthfd2 gene encoding bifunctional methylenetetrahydrofolate dehydrogenase/cyclohydrolase, mitochondrial, whose amino-acid sequence MASLRTLRKLCQRAQHHACNLHVSVSRPEAVVISGKKLARQIRDETRVDVEKWISAGNRRPHLSVVLVGDNPASHSYVLNKTLAAADIGITSETILKPSSVSEEELMELIDKLNSDHRVDGLLVQLPLPDHIDERRICNAVCPAKDVDGFHVVNVGRLCLDQSSMLPATPWGVWEIIKRTGIPTLGKNVVVAGRSKNVGMPIAMLLHTDGRHERPGGDATVTISHRYTPKEQLCQHTKIADIIIAAAGIPNLITADMIKEGAAVIDVGINRIQDPVTGKDRLVGDVDFEGVRKKAGYITPVPGGVGPMTVAMLMKNTIKAAKNLLLTPPERMRMVASS is encoded by the exons ATGGCTAGTTTAAGAACCCTGCGGAAACTGTGCCAACGCGCACAACATCACGCGTGTAACCTTCATGTGTCGGTGTCGAG GCCAGAAGCTGTGGTCATCTCAGGCAAGAAGTTGGCCCGTCAGATCCGTGATGAGACACGTGTTGATGTGGAGAAGTGGATTTCAGCCGGCAACAGACGACCTCATCTTAGCGTGGTGCTAGTGGGCGACAATCCTGCCAGCCATTCTTATGTACTCAATAAGACCCTTGCTGCTGCTGATATAG GTATCACAAGTGAGACCATATTAAAGCCCTCTTCTGTCTCTGAGGAAGAGCTGATGGAGCTGATTGATAAACTCAATTCTGACCACAGAGTGGATGGTCTTCTGGTGCAGTTGCCTCTGCCTG ACCACATTGATGAGCGGCGTATATGTAATGCAGTCTGTCCTGCGAAAGATGTTGATGGATTCCATGTGGTCAATGTTGGTCGTTTGTGCTTGGACCAATCCTCCATGTTGCCAGCCACACCTTGGGGAGTATGGGAAATCATTAAGCGTACAG GCATTCCTACTCTGGGAAAAAATGTAGTGGTAGCTGGACGATCTAAGAATGTGGGCATGCCAATCGCTATGCTTTTACACACAGATGGAAGACATGAAAGGCCAGGAG GTGATGCTACAGTTACTATCTCTCACCGTTACACACCTAAGGAGCAACTTTGCCAGCACACAAAAATTGCTGACATCATTATTGCTGCAGCAG GCATTCCCAACCTCATCACTGCAGATATGATAAAAGAAGGAGCAGCTGTCATTGATGTGGGCATTAACAGAATACAGGACCCTGTGACTGGAAAGGACAGACTTGTTGGTGATGTGGACTTTGAAG GGGTACGAAAGAAGGCTGGTTATATCACTCCAGTCCCAGGAGGTGTTGGACCCATGACTGTTGCAATGTTAATGAAAAACACTATTAAGGCAGCGAAAAATCTCCTTTTGACCCCTCCAGAGCGGATGCGTATGGTAGCTTCCTCCTAA